Proteins from a single region of Festucalex cinctus isolate MCC-2025b chromosome 19, RoL_Fcin_1.0, whole genome shotgun sequence:
- the LOC144007540 gene encoding ras-related protein Rab-25-like, which produces MGSDDTYNFVFKVVLIGESGVGKTNLLTRFTKNEFKHDSRTTIGVEFSTRTVQLDNCTIKMQVWDTAGLERYRAITSAYYRGAVGALLVYDISKHLTYESAERWLKELYDHADQHIVVMLVGNKKDLEDLRTVPAEEAKAFAENKGLMFMETSALDSTNVEAAFIDVLTAIHHKVASRQVTRGSISAVTLSGTVRATSETQEERRRCCNSS; this is translated from the exons ATGGGGTCGGACGACACGTACAATTTTGTCTTCAAAG tggttTTGATCGGCGAGTCCGGCGTGGGCAAGACCAACCTGCTGACACGCTTCACCAAGAACGAGTTCAAACACGACAGCCGCACCACCATCGGCGTGGAGTTCAGCACACGCACCGTTCAGCTGGACAACTGCACCATCAAGATGCAAGTGTGGGACACCGCCGGGCTCGAGCGCTACCGGGCCATTACCTCGGC GTACTACCGCGGCGCAGTGGGCGCCCTGCTGGTGTACGACATCAGCAAGCACCTGACGTACGAGAGCGCCGAACGCTGGCTCAAAGAACTGTACGACCACGCCGACCAGCACATCGTGGTCATGCTGGTGGGCAACAAGAAGGACCTGGAGGACCTGCGCACCGTGCCGGCCGAGGAGGCCAAGGCCTTTGCAG AGAACAAGGGTCTGATGTTCATGGAGACGTCGGCGTTGGACTCCACCAACGTGGAGGCGGCCTTCATCGACGTCCTGACGG CGATCCATCACAAGGTTGCCAGTCGACAGGTGACGCGTGGCTCCATAAGCGCCGTGACGCTCTCTGGGACGGTCCGAGCCACCAGCGAGACTCAGGAGGAGCGAAGGCGGTGCTGCAACAGTTCGTaa